Within the Nocardioides aurantiacus genome, the region TGCTGTCCTCGTTGACCAGGGTGCCGCCCAGCGAGGACAGGATGGTGTTGAAGGCGACGACGTAGCCCTCGTACTGCGCGGCGGTGATGCCGACGACGTAGGGCTTGTCCTCCTCCTTGAGCGCCTTGGCCTGCTCGATCACGCCGTCCCAGGTGGTCGGCGGGTCGGGCACCAGCGACTTGCGGAACCACAGCAGCTGCACGTTGGTGTGCTTGGGGACGCCGTAGAGCTTGTCCTCCCACATCGCGGTGTCGATGGTCGGCTGGAGCGTGTCCTTCGTGCCGGCGTCGGCCTGCTCCGGGGTCAGCTCGCGGATCCAGCCGGCCTCGGCGAACTCGGCCGTCCAGGTGACGTCCATGCCCAGCAGGTCCAGGCTGTCGTCCCCGGCGGCGAGGCGGCGTACGAGCTGCTCGCGCTGCCCGTCGGCGTCGCTCGGGAGCAGGTTGCCGACGATGCGGTACGCGCCGTCGGCCTGCTCGTTGCAGTCGGCGATGATCTTGTCGAACCCGGCGGCGGACGCACCGCCGTACAGGTTGATGACGGGGACGCCCCCGTCACCGCCGCCGCAGGCCGAGAGCAGGCCGCAGGCGAGGACACCGGTGGCGGCGGCACCCACCAGGCGCTGAGGACGTGGACGACGACGCATGGCTGCTCCTCGGTCCCCCGCACGGAAGTGGGATCGCGCTCACGTGACCTGGATCACAACGGGGAGACAGCAACCTAGCCGCGGGCGGGGTCCTCCACAAGCATCCAGACCGTCGCGTCCGCCGGGAGGGACGAGCCGCCGACCTCGGTGGAGGACACCAGCACCTCGCCCGCGGGCAGGTCCACCGGGCCGCCACCGACGTTCGTCAGCACGCGCACGGCGGGCCGACCCGCCGCCGTGAGGTCGAAGGCCACGACGTGCTCGGGGTCGCCGGCGTCCTCGACCCAGGACAGCTCGCGCACGCCGAGCCCGTGCTCGCGGCGCAGCCGCAGCAGGGTGCGGTAGAGCTCGAGCGTCGAGCCCTCGACGCCGGTCTGGCGGTCCACGGCCAGCTCGCCGTACGCCGCGGGCTGCGGGAGCCAGGAGGCCTCCGTCGGTCCGAAGCCGTACGACGGGGCGTCGCCCTCCCACGGCATCGGGACCCGGCAGCCGTCGCGGCCCCACTGGGTCTGCTCGGAGCGGAACCAGGTCGGGTCCTGGCGGACCTCGTCGGGCAGCTCGGTGGCCTCGGGCAGGCCGAGCTCCTCGCCCTGGTAGAGGTACGCCGACCCCGGCAGCGCCAGCATCATCGCGGTCGCCGCCCGGGCCCGCCGCAGGCCCAGCTCGGCGTCGGGCTGCGGGTCACCGGGGCCGATGCCGCCCATGCGGGACGGGCCGGGCGTGGGCTCGAAGCCCAGCCGGGAGGCGTGCCGGACGACGTCGTGGTTGGACAGCACCCAGGTCTGCACGGCGCCGTGGGGCGCCACCGCGGCCAGGGAGTCGGTGATCGAGGCGCGCAGCGCCGGCGCGAGCCACGGCGTGACCAGGAACGGGAAGTTGAAGCCCTGGTGGAGCTCGTCGGGACGGACGTAGGCGGCCAGCGCCTCGGCCGGGGTCACCCACGCCTCGG harbors:
- a CDS encoding ABC transporter substrate-binding protein, with translation MRRRPRPQRLVGAAATGVLACGLLSACGGGDGGVPVINLYGGASAAGFDKIIADCNEQADGAYRIVGNLLPSDADGQREQLVRRLAAGDDSLDLLGMDVTWTAEFAEAGWIRELTPEQADAGTKDTLQPTIDTAMWEDKLYGVPKHTNVQLLWFRKSLVPDPPTTWDGVIEQAKALKEEDKPYVVGITAAQYEGYVVAFNTILSSLGGTLVNEDSTEVTVDDKTVQALEILKGLADSGVASASLSNSQEPEIFAQMQNEQAAFIMNWPYVLSAMKAANEDVANDLGYSELPEFAEGEKPRATLGGMNYAVSTYSKHPEETFDAAMCLRTPEHQLETSLESGDPPVAPSVYEEAEFKEAYPMGPEMLNELETAVPRPITPLYQNISTIVSSTLSPPSQIDPEATAEELKSAIQDAIDGKGILP
- a CDS encoding glycoside hydrolase family 13 protein; translated protein: MSSQQWWRHAVIYQVYPRSWADADGDGMGDLPGITSRLPHLRDLGIDAIWLSPFYTSPQHDAGYDVADYRDVDPRFGTLADADAMIARAHELGLRIIVDIVPNHSSSDHVWFTEALAAAPGSRERARYIFRDGKGPDGAEPPNNWISNFGGPAWTRVTEADGSPGQWYLHLFDVTQPDFDWDNPEVGDEMERNLRFWLDRGVDGFRIDVAHGMVKAEGLPDDAVLSHEMVGRTSDHPMWDQPGVHDIYRRWRTVTDSYARPGEDADRILCAEAWVTPAEALAAYVRPDELHQGFNFPFLVTPWLAPALRASITDSLAAVAPHGAVQTWVLSNHDVVRHASRLGFEPTPGPSRMGGIGPGDPQPDAELGLRRARAATAMMLALPGSAYLYQGEELGLPEATELPDEVRQDPTWFRSEQTQWGRDGCRVPMPWEGDAPSYGFGPTEASWLPQPAAYGELAVDRQTGVEGSTLELYRTLLRLRREHGLGVRELSWVEDAGDPEHVVAFDLTAAGRPAVRVLTNVGGGPVDLPAGEVLVSSTEVGGSSLPADATVWMLVEDPARG